One region of Chlorobiota bacterium genomic DNA includes:
- a CDS encoding 2,3,4,5-tetrahydropyridine-2,6-dicarboxylate N-succinyltransferase, with protein MILQSRIEELFALPISELPLQEANAIFAELKQHLNNGEIRAAQPDGSGGWKVNAWVKQGILLGFRAGQLADASTGGFSFFDKANLPMRNFSLANNVRLVPGGSAIRDGAYVAPGVICMPPMYINIGAYVDEGTMVDSHALVGTCAQIGKRVHLSAAAQIGGVLEPVGANPVVIEDEVLVGGNCGVYEGTIVRRRAVLAAGVVLTASSRVYDVPNQRVLSSAETGALEIPEGAVVINGSRPIRDDWAREQGLSLSTPIILKYRDDKTDGRTAIESALR; from the coding sequence ATGATCTTGCAATCACGAATCGAAGAACTGTTCGCGCTTCCCATTTCCGAGCTTCCGCTCCAGGAAGCAAACGCCATTTTTGCCGAGCTGAAACAGCATCTGAACAACGGCGAAATCCGCGCGGCCCAACCCGACGGCAGCGGCGGCTGGAAGGTGAACGCTTGGGTGAAACAAGGCATTCTGCTTGGGTTCCGCGCTGGCCAGTTGGCCGACGCTTCCACCGGCGGTTTCAGCTTTTTCGACAAAGCAAATTTGCCAATGCGCAACTTTTCCCTTGCGAACAACGTGCGGCTGGTCCCTGGCGGGTCCGCCATTCGCGACGGAGCGTACGTTGCGCCGGGCGTGATCTGCATGCCGCCAATGTACATCAACATCGGGGCTTACGTGGACGAAGGGACCATGGTGGATTCGCACGCGCTGGTGGGGACCTGCGCCCAAATTGGGAAACGGGTCCACCTGAGTGCCGCCGCGCAGATTGGCGGGGTGCTTGAGCCAGTGGGCGCAAACCCGGTGGTTATCGAGGATGAAGTGTTGGTTGGGGGGAATTGCGGCGTGTACGAAGGGACCATCGTTCGCCGCCGCGCGGTGTTGGCCGCTGGGGTTGTTCTTACCGCTTCGTCGCGGGTGTACGATGTTCCGAACCAGCGCGTTCTTTCATCAGCCGAAACCGGGGCGTTGGAAATTCCCGAAGGCGCGGTGGTAATCAACGGCAGCCGGCCAATCCGCGACGACTGGGCGCGCGAGCAGGGGCTAAGCCTATCAACCCCAATTATCCTGAAATACCGCGACGACAAAACCGACGGGCGCACAGCGATTGAGTCGGCATTGCGGTAA
- a CDS encoding ABC transporter ATP-binding protein: MPEPAISIHGLEKIYKGSGRKKQPIHALKPLHLEIPAGQIFGLLGPNGAGKTTLVKLLLGIVFPTSGKATIQGRAAGTATAKQIIGYLPENHRYPPYLTGLGVLHYFGQLSGLDTPTIEQRSRELLEIVQMGQWSATRIRQYSKGMMQRIGLAQAMLNNPDVIFLDEPTDGVDPVGRREIREIIAELKAQGKTVFLNSHLLSEVELICDRVAIMNKGELVRMGTVKELTAMQKLWRIEVDALQQEQLRTLLPRIPACTVTENAMLLTAETLTDLNHAIDAIRSAGILLSAVRPERQSLEDLFIDIITEGGVK, from the coding sequence ATGCCCGAACCAGCAATCAGCATCCACGGCCTTGAAAAAATCTACAAAGGATCGGGGCGGAAAAAGCAGCCGATTCACGCATTAAAACCGCTCCATCTAGAAATTCCCGCCGGCCAGATTTTTGGTTTGCTGGGGCCGAACGGAGCCGGCAAAACCACGTTGGTGAAATTGCTGCTGGGAATTGTTTTCCCCACCAGCGGGAAGGCAACAATTCAGGGAAGGGCCGCCGGAACCGCCACGGCAAAACAAATCATCGGATACCTGCCGGAAAACCACCGATACCCGCCATATCTGACCGGGCTTGGCGTGCTCCATTATTTCGGCCAGCTTAGCGGGTTGGATACGCCAACGATTGAGCAGCGCAGCAGGGAGTTGCTGGAAATCGTGCAAATGGGCCAATGGTCCGCCACCCGTATCCGCCAATATTCCAAAGGAATGATGCAGCGGATTGGCCTTGCCCAAGCAATGCTGAACAACCCCGATGTGATCTTCCTTGACGAACCAACCGACGGCGTGGACCCGGTTGGAAGGCGGGAAATCCGCGAAATAATTGCCGAATTAAAAGCGCAGGGGAAAACCGTTTTTCTGAACAGCCACCTGCTTTCTGAAGTGGAACTTATCTGCGACCGCGTGGCGATTATGAATAAAGGGGAATTAGTGAGGATGGGAACCGTGAAAGAATTAACCGCCATGCAAAAATTATGGCGGATTGAAGTTGACGCGTTGCAGCAGGAACAACTCCGCACGTTGCTGCCGCGCATCCCCGCCTGCACCGTTACCGAAAATGCCATGCTCCTAACCGCCGAAACATTAACCGACCTGAACCACGCAATTGATGCCATTCGCTCTGCCGGAATTCTTCTCTCCGCAGTTCGCCCCGAGCGGCAAAGCCTGGAGGATTTGTTTATTGACATCATCACCGAAGGAGGTGTGAAGTGA
- a CDS encoding ABC transporter permease subunit has translation MKVRALIADTFREIYAKKVILGIVVIEVLALLITGLVVGMISDSYDTARATTTSSVITAVEGDSTLLLDTTAERLLGIGEDSATTADAATPDTTTPSKSLEITPADSLQLRSPASQEALVTEMVRGQLAAYSTLVGVAVFLLAIFATAGIVPSMMEKGTIDLLISKPVDRGVLLLGRTLGGIIAVGVNLLLFVVGIFVIYGVFSGVWLTSFIVWTFLISLFGFLVFYSFVVCMNVITESWVLPMSLAYIHIFLFSSFLSNREETLYMFITSPIAQAMIDGLFWILPQPFDLVEANRSLIFSGMVSSSAPFIQGAIFFIVMSTIAVWRFRKQDF, from the coding sequence GTGAAAGTACGCGCACTGATCGCCGACACGTTTCGTGAGATTTATGCCAAGAAAGTAATTCTTGGAATTGTTGTGATTGAAGTGCTGGCACTGCTCATCACCGGGTTGGTTGTTGGAATGATTTCCGACAGCTACGACACTGCGCGGGCAACAACAACCTCGTCGGTTATTACCGCAGTTGAAGGCGATTCCACACTGCTACTCGACACGACGGCCGAGCGGTTGTTGGGCATTGGGGAAGACTCCGCAACAACGGCGGACGCGGCCACGCCCGACACAACCACACCAAGCAAATCCCTGGAAATAACCCCAGCCGACAGCCTGCAACTCCGCTCGCCCGCCAGCCAGGAAGCTCTTGTGACGGAGATGGTGCGGGGCCAGCTTGCTGCGTACAGCACCTTGGTGGGGGTGGCGGTTTTTTTGCTGGCAATTTTTGCCACCGCCGGCATTGTCCCCTCCATGATGGAAAAAGGGACGATTGACTTGCTGATATCGAAACCTGTTGACCGCGGGGTGCTTCTGCTTGGCCGAACTTTGGGGGGAATTATTGCTGTTGGCGTAAACCTTCTGCTGTTCGTTGTGGGGATATTTGTCATTTATGGGGTGTTCTCCGGGGTGTGGCTTACCTCCTTCATCGTTTGGACGTTTCTTATCTCACTTTTTGGTTTTTTGGTGTTTTACAGCTTTGTGGTTTGCATGAATGTCATCACAGAAAGCTGGGTGCTTCCGATGAGCCTTGCGTACATCCACATTTTTCTTTTTTCATCATTTCTGAGCAACCGCGAGGAGACGCTGTACATGTTTATCACCAGCCCGATTGCCCAAGCAATGATTGATGGGCTGTTTTGGATACTGCCACAACCGTTTGATTTAGTGGAAGCGAATCGCTCCTTGATTTTTTCTGGGATGGTGAGCAGCTCCGCTCCATTTATTCAGGGAGCTATTTTCTTTATTGTGATGTCAACCATTGCGGTTTGGCGTTTCAGGAAGCAAGATTTTTAA